Proteins encoded by one window of Chryseobacterium aquaeductus:
- a CDS encoding tyrosine-type recombinase/integrase — translation MREKFLDYLELEKRYSPHTINSYRKDLDDFYSFYLKTEGSENIDKADKKVIRNFIVELSENNISKRSINRKLSTLRSFYLFLLKLGEIAISPVETVSSLKFYGEKQIPMSQEEMELLQDGVLNNIDNLLEKCIVEVLYQTGIRKAELCGLIFESVNLEVHQLKILGKGNKERYIPISEDLANLLLNYLQVRKPQEEFKSYFFVNKKGKKLTEKFVYVVVNKYLSLVTSKQKKSPHILRHSFATHVLDNGAEISKVKEILGHSSLASTQVYTNANIEQLKKVFNQAHPRAVKKEEL, via the coding sequence ATGCGAGAAAAGTTTTTAGACTATTTAGAGCTCGAAAAGAGGTATTCTCCTCATACAATTAACAGTTATCGTAAGGATCTTGATGACTTTTATTCTTTTTACCTTAAAACAGAAGGTTCTGAGAATATTGATAAAGCTGATAAAAAAGTGATCCGAAACTTTATCGTTGAACTCAGTGAAAATAACATTTCAAAAAGAAGTATCAATCGGAAACTCTCAACGCTTCGAAGTTTTTACTTATTTCTTTTAAAACTCGGCGAAATAGCTATTTCGCCTGTCGAAACCGTTTCTTCCCTGAAATTCTATGGAGAAAAGCAAATTCCTATGTCTCAAGAGGAAATGGAGCTGTTGCAAGATGGAGTCTTAAATAATATTGACAATCTTTTAGAAAAATGTATTGTCGAGGTTTTGTATCAAACGGGAATCCGTAAGGCAGAGCTTTGTGGCTTAATATTTGAAAGTGTAAACTTAGAAGTTCACCAACTAAAAATCTTAGGTAAAGGAAATAAAGAAAGGTATATTCCGATTTCTGAAGATTTAGCAAATCTGCTTTTAAATTATCTACAAGTCAGAAAACCTCAGGAAGAATTCAAATCTTATTTCTTTGTGAACAAGAAAGGTAAAAAACTGACGGAAAAATTTGTTTATGTAGTAGTTAATAAGTACCTTAGTCTTGTTACTTCAAAGCAAAAAAAGAGTCCGCATATTTTAAGACATAGCTTTGCAACGCATGTTTTGGATAATGGGGCTGAGATATCAAAAGTAAAAGAAATATTAGGGCATTCTAGTCTTGCGAGTACGCAAGTATATACGAATGCAAATATAGAACAGTTGAAAAAAGTGTTTAATCAAGCTCATCCAAGAGCAGTTAAAAAAGAAGAATTATGA
- the rpsU gene encoding 30S ribosomal protein S21, with product MLIIPVKDGESIDRALKKYKRKFDKTGTVRQLRSRQAFIKPSVTLRQSRLKAAYKQRGLSKEEQA from the coding sequence ATGTTAATAATACCTGTAAAGGATGGTGAATCCATCGATAGAGCACTTAAAAAATACAAGAGAAAATTTGACAAAACTGGTACAGTTCGTCAATTAAGATCTAGACAAGCTTTTATTAAGCCTTCTGTAACTCTTAGACAATCTAGGCTGAAAGCAGCTTATAAGCAAAGAGGATTAAGCAAGGAAGAGCAAGCTTAA
- a CDS encoding IPExxxVDY family protein, protein MEIQKLYDLDDVEFEDITIGLVRLAKNIPDHEFFFKINQGNDFKFSRIKDLVFHGVYYDYYFPRFEAYHKFTKTCFTFISNKSSESKQKKLQTELFSGEENIKFLLNNQTEVEYILHSPEQFTDFSVILLPDNLVFPIQDYNLSSDEELYQIIQYYE, encoded by the coding sequence TTGGAAATCCAAAAACTGTATGATCTTGACGATGTAGAATTTGAAGATATTACCATAGGCTTGGTAAGATTAGCCAAAAATATACCTGATCACGAGTTTTTTTTCAAAATAAATCAAGGAAACGATTTTAAATTTTCAAGAATTAAAGATCTTGTTTTTCACGGCGTTTATTACGATTATTATTTTCCGAGATTTGAAGCATATCATAAGTTTACGAAAACTTGCTTTACTTTTATTTCGAACAAATCTTCAGAAAGTAAACAAAAAAAGTTACAAACTGAACTCTTCTCAGGAGAAGAAAACATTAAATTTTTATTAAATAATCAGACAGAAGTAGAATATATTCTGCACAGTCCGGAACAATTCACTGATTTTTCCGTAATTTTGCTGCCTGATAATCTTGTGTTTCCAATCCAAGATTACAATCTAAGTTCTGATGAAGAACTCTATCAAATAATACAGTATTATGAATAA
- a CDS encoding lmo0937 family membrane protein translates to MRSLLWLVAVICIIVWLLGILNVVPGIGTSSLVHVLLVIAIIVVLYNIISGRKPLD, encoded by the coding sequence ATGAGAAGTTTACTATGGTTAGTCGCAGTTATTTGTATTATTGTATGGCTATTAGGAATATTGAACGTTGTGCCAGGAATCGGTACAAGTTCTCTAGTACATGTATTGTTGGTTATCGCTATTATTGTGGTATTGTACAATATTATTAGTGGAAGAAAACCGCTTGATTAA
- the rnc gene encoding ribonuclease III, with the protein MELQKYFSKFLLKQRKKVLTERDYFLSIELNKILGTQVQNINFYREAFSIKSSSKNQDSNYERLEFLGDSVLGTIVSCHLFHTYPKGNEGYMTQMKSKIVNRKNLNKLGVDLKLTDLLQKNNNSAALGENIAGNLFEALVGAVYLDFQYDICKKIVLERLLTPSEINKLENKIVSYKGLLLEWSQKKKLNIKYETCEETQGNKSVVFRCHVWLADEKIANASETSKKKAEEKAAQRAFYILNKKENILGNPKTV; encoded by the coding sequence ATGGAGTTACAGAAATACTTTTCTAAATTCCTTCTCAAGCAAAGAAAAAAGGTATTAACGGAAAGAGATTATTTCCTGAGCATTGAGCTTAATAAAATTTTAGGCACACAAGTTCAGAATATTAATTTTTACCGTGAAGCTTTTTCTATTAAAAGTTCTTCTAAAAATCAAGACAGTAACTACGAAAGACTGGAATTTTTAGGAGATTCTGTTTTGGGTACAATTGTTTCATGTCATTTGTTTCACACTTATCCCAAAGGAAATGAGGGGTACATGACACAGATGAAATCTAAAATTGTAAATAGGAAAAATCTTAATAAGTTAGGAGTAGATTTAAAACTTACCGATCTCTTACAAAAAAACAACAATTCTGCTGCTTTAGGAGAAAATATTGCCGGAAATCTATTCGAGGCATTGGTTGGAGCTGTTTATCTTGATTTTCAATATGATATATGCAAAAAAATTGTATTGGAAAGACTTCTTACACCATCAGAAATCAACAAGCTTGAAAATAAAATTGTGAGCTATAAAGGTCTTCTGCTGGAATGGAGCCAAAAGAAAAAACTCAACATCAAGTATGAAACCTGTGAAGAAACTCAGGGAAATAAAAGTGTTGTTTTCCGTTGTCACGTTTGGCTTGCTGATGAGAAAATTGCTAATGCAAGCGAAACATCAAAAAAGAAAGCGGAAGAAAAGGCTGCGCAAAGAGCATTTTATATTTTAAATAAAAAAGAAAATATACTTGGAAATCCAAAAACTGTATGA
- the fabF gene encoding beta-ketoacyl-ACP synthase II → MELKRVVVTGFGALTPIGNNANEYWESLLQGESGAAPITLFDATNFKTRFACEVKNFDPLDHFDKKDAKKMDRNTQLGMVAAREAVAHSRIMEDNVDKNRVGVIWGSGIGGLETFETEVLGWANSDIPRFNPFFIPKMIADITPGHISIEYGFHGPNYTTVSACASSANALIDSKMLIQLGKADVIVCGGSEAAVTASGVGGFNAMMALSTRNEDPKTASRPFDKDRDGFVLGEGAGAIILEEYEHAVKRGATIYAELLGGGMSADAHHMTAPHPEGLGAYLVMKNCLEDAGLTADEVDHINMHGTSTPLGDLAESSAISKLFGEHAYNIQINSTKSMTGHLLGAAGVIEAIAALGSIIHGVVPPTINHFTDDEKIDSRLDFTFNKAVKKDVKVAMSNTFGFGGHNACVLFKKI, encoded by the coding sequence ATGGAATTAAAAAGAGTAGTTGTAACCGGTTTTGGCGCCTTAACACCCATCGGTAATAATGCGAATGAATACTGGGAAAGCCTGTTACAGGGCGAGAGCGGAGCCGCTCCGATTACTCTTTTTGATGCCACAAACTTTAAAACTAGATTTGCGTGCGAAGTGAAAAACTTCGATCCATTGGATCATTTTGATAAAAAAGATGCTAAAAAAATGGATCGTAACACTCAACTTGGTATGGTAGCTGCCCGTGAGGCAGTTGCTCATTCAAGGATTATGGAAGACAATGTAGATAAAAACAGAGTCGGAGTGATTTGGGGTTCGGGTATTGGTGGTTTAGAAACTTTTGAAACTGAGGTTTTAGGGTGGGCAAATTCGGATATTCCAAGATTTAATCCTTTTTTTATTCCTAAAATGATTGCGGACATTACGCCAGGACACATTTCTATTGAATACGGTTTCCACGGTCCCAATTATACTACCGTTTCTGCTTGTGCTTCATCTGCAAATGCATTGATTGATTCTAAAATGCTGATCCAATTAGGAAAAGCAGATGTTATTGTCTGCGGAGGCTCAGAAGCAGCCGTTACAGCAAGTGGCGTTGGTGGTTTCAATGCAATGATGGCACTTTCTACAAGAAATGAAGATCCGAAAACAGCTTCAAGACCTTTTGACAAAGACAGAGATGGTTTTGTTTTGGGTGAAGGTGCAGGTGCAATCATTCTTGAAGAATACGAACACGCGGTAAAGCGCGGTGCAACAATATATGCAGAATTATTGGGTGGCGGTATGAGTGCAGACGCACATCACATGACCGCACCTCATCCTGAAGGATTGGGAGCTTATCTGGTAATGAAAAATTGCTTGGAAGACGCAGGGTTAACTGCTGATGAAGTAGACCACATCAATATGCATGGCACCTCTACTCCATTAGGAGATCTTGCAGAATCTAGCGCAATTTCAAAATTATTTGGTGAGCATGCTTATAACATTCAGATTAATTCTACAAAATCAATGACGGGTCACCTTTTGGGTGCAGCCGGAGTGATTGAAGCTATTGCTGCTTTGGGATCCATTATTCATGGTGTGGTTCCTCCTACAATCAATCATTTTACTGATGATGAAAAAATCGACAGCCGTTTGGATTTTACCTTCAATAAAGCGGTAAAAAAAGATGTGAAAGTAGCTATGAGTAACACTTTTGGGTTTGGTGGGCACAACGCTTGCGTTCTATTCAAGAAAATCTAA
- a CDS encoding HPF/RaiA family ribosome-associated protein produces the protein MKISVQAIGLTPHEPLESHVDKKVSKLNTFYDKLQECKVFLKVENNSDKANKTTELILVVPGDDIVVKKTSTSFEESLDQCVDAAKKLLIKKKELA, from the coding sequence ATGAAGATTTCAGTACAAGCAATCGGCCTAACTCCGCACGAACCGCTAGAGTCACACGTTGACAAAAAAGTAAGTAAGCTTAATACATTTTACGACAAACTGCAGGAATGCAAAGTGTTTTTGAAAGTGGAAAATAATTCAGACAAAGCCAATAAGACTACCGAGCTTATTTTGGTCGTTCCGGGTGATGATATTGTGGTAAAAAAGACAAGTACGAGTTTTGAAGAAAGTTTAGACCAATGTGTAGACGCAGCTAAGAAACTGTTAATCAAGAAAAAAGAATTAGCTTAA
- the pyk gene encoding pyruvate kinase, which produces MNKYLKKTKIIATLGPASSSKEVMLGLMKAGVDVFRINFSHADYDLVRTNIQSIRELNKEYGYSVGILADLQGPKLRVGVVKEGSYLNPGDILTFTNEKIEGDSTKVYMTYQQFPQDVNVGERILIDDGKLVLEVLETNKIDTVKAKTIQGGPLSSKKGVNLPNTNVSLPALTEKDILDANFMLDMEVDWIALSFVRHAQDIIDLKELMSKHPNGKFKTPIIAKIEKPEGVKNIDQILLECDAIMVARGDLGVEVPMEEVPAIQKTLVEKARFYSKPVIIATQMMETMINSLTPTRAEVNDVANSVLDGADAVMLSGETSVGRYPIQVVENMAKIVQNIEQTNFYQHKNEPIEKDFNCIDERFITNRVCLAAVRIAKSTNVSAIVTLTNSGYTAFQVSAHRPNSHIIVYSANKRVITMLNLLWGVRAYYYDMKKSTDETIIQVNMLTHNHGYIETGDFVINLNATPSYEGGKTNTLRLTTI; this is translated from the coding sequence ATGAATAAGTATTTAAAGAAAACAAAAATTATCGCAACGCTAGGTCCGGCTTCATCTTCAAAGGAAGTGATGCTTGGATTGATGAAAGCTGGTGTTGACGTATTCAGAATAAATTTTTCACACGCAGATTACGATTTAGTTCGTACCAATATTCAAAGCATTAGAGAACTTAATAAAGAATATGGCTATTCGGTCGGAATTTTGGCTGATTTACAAGGTCCAAAATTAAGAGTTGGCGTTGTAAAAGAAGGCTCATATCTTAATCCTGGAGATATTTTAACTTTTACCAACGAGAAAATCGAAGGCGATTCTACCAAAGTTTATATGACTTATCAGCAGTTTCCTCAGGATGTAAATGTTGGTGAAAGGATTTTGATTGATGATGGAAAATTGGTTTTAGAAGTTCTTGAAACGAATAAAATTGACACTGTAAAAGCTAAAACAATTCAAGGTGGACCATTGAGTTCTAAAAAAGGAGTCAACCTTCCTAACACTAATGTTTCGCTTCCAGCATTGACAGAAAAAGACATTCTTGACGCAAATTTCATGCTTGACATGGAAGTTGACTGGATTGCACTTTCCTTCGTACGTCATGCGCAGGATATTATTGATCTAAAAGAATTGATGTCTAAACATCCCAACGGTAAGTTTAAAACACCAATTATTGCTAAAATTGAAAAGCCTGAAGGAGTAAAAAATATCGATCAGATTCTTCTGGAATGTGATGCAATTATGGTTGCCCGTGGTGATCTTGGTGTGGAGGTTCCTATGGAGGAAGTTCCTGCGATTCAGAAAACTTTGGTAGAGAAAGCAAGATTCTACTCGAAGCCTGTAATTATCGCTACCCAAATGATGGAGACGATGATCAACAGCCTTACTCCTACCAGAGCTGAAGTAAATGACGTTGCCAATTCTGTACTGGATGGCGCTGATGCAGTAATGTTATCAGGAGAAACTTCTGTAGGCAGATACCCTATTCAGGTGGTAGAAAACATGGCTAAAATTGTTCAGAATATCGAGCAGACCAATTTTTATCAGCATAAAAATGAACCTATCGAAAAAGATTTCAACTGCATTGATGAGAGATTTATCACCAACAGAGTTTGTTTAGCTGCCGTTAGAATTGCAAAGAGTACAAACGTTTCTGCAATTGTAACTTTGACGAATTCTGGCTACACAGCATTTCAGGTTTCGGCTCACAGGCCAAATTCTCACATCATTGTTTATAGTGCAAACAAACGTGTTATTACAATGCTGAACTTACTTTGGGGAGTTCGTGCTTACTATTATGATATGAAAAAATCTACAGATGAAACCATTATTCAGGTGAATATGCTAACGCATAACCATGGATATATTGAGACAGGAGACTTTGTCATTAATCTTAATGCAACTCCTTCCTATGAAGGTGGAAAAACAAATACTTTGAGATTGACAACTATTTAA
- a CDS encoding acyl carrier protein has product MSDIASRVKAIIADKLDVEETEVTPEASFTNDLGADSLDTVELIMEFEKEFNIQIPDDQAEKITTVGHAIAYIEEVVNK; this is encoded by the coding sequence ATGTCAGACATTGCATCAAGAGTAAAAGCTATCATCGCTGATAAGCTTGACGTTGAAGAAACAGAGGTAACTCCAGAGGCTAGCTTCACAAATGATTTAGGAGCTGACTCTTTAGATACCGTTGAGTTAATCATGGAATTTGAAAAAGAATTTAACATTCAAATCCCTGATGACCAGGCTGAAAAAATTACTACCGTAGGTCACGCTATCGCTTACATTGAAGAAGTAGTAAATAAATAA
- the hutG gene encoding formimidoylglutamase → MNQNIWQGRLDGDEPLYHRVFQRVQEVTNYDLISTNDFVLHGFAVDEGVRRNKGRVGAKNAPDVIRKNMVNFPVVLPDFSMLDFGNVNCDDLDLEYTQNVLAKKVSQVLKKGAKSVVLGGGHEVTFAHYSGVRDAFPDKKIGIINIDAHFDNRRPEDEVGATSGTGFWQIAQEENNFTLHIGIQRNSNTLKLFDTAHHLGMKYILADELFFENLPSVYERINELTESVDVLYVTICMDVFNGSIAPGVSAAAYNGLFADAAFMHFYKHILKNEKLVALDVAEVNPEFDIQDRTAKLAASLVNEWFMI, encoded by the coding sequence ATGAATCAAAATATTTGGCAAGGTAGATTAGACGGTGATGAGCCTCTTTACCACAGAGTTTTTCAGAGAGTGCAGGAGGTTACTAATTATGATCTTATTTCAACTAATGATTTCGTTTTACATGGTTTTGCTGTAGACGAAGGCGTGAGAAGAAATAAAGGTAGAGTGGGAGCGAAGAATGCACCGGATGTTATTAGAAAAAATATGGTGAATTTTCCTGTGGTACTTCCGGATTTTTCAATGCTAGATTTTGGTAATGTAAATTGCGATGATTTAGACTTGGAGTATACCCAAAATGTTTTGGCAAAAAAGGTTTCACAGGTTTTGAAAAAAGGAGCGAAATCTGTAGTTCTTGGTGGTGGTCATGAAGTAACTTTTGCACACTATTCCGGAGTGAGAGATGCTTTCCCGGATAAGAAAATTGGTATTATAAATATTGATGCTCATTTTGACAACAGAAGACCTGAAGATGAGGTTGGTGCGACTTCTGGTACGGGATTTTGGCAAATTGCTCAGGAAGAAAATAATTTTACACTCCATATTGGGATTCAGAGAAATTCAAATACTCTAAAATTATTTGACACTGCCCATCATCTGGGAATGAAATATATTTTGGCTGACGAACTGTTTTTTGAAAATCTACCATCAGTTTACGAGCGTATCAATGAACTCACAGAGTCGGTGGATGTATTATATGTAACGATCTGTATGGATGTTTTCAACGGTTCAATTGCGCCGGGAGTTTCAGCAGCTGCGTACAATGGGTTGTTCGCTGATGCTGCTTTCATGCACTTTTATAAGCATATTTTGAAGAACGAAAAACTTGTTGCTTTAGATGTAGCTGAAGTTAATCCGGAATTTGATATCCAAGACAGAACGGCAAAGTTGGCTGCCAGTTTGGTAAACGAGTGGTTTATGATCTAA
- a CDS encoding aldehyde dehydrogenase family protein, translated as MEHTIENKLKKADKAFNDWKNISFEDRQKLIKEASEIFKNKAKDFAEIITKEMNKPISQSISEVEKCATMMEYYAEVQNILQPEKIDSEFSISEIHYVPKGVLLGVMPWNFPFWQVLRFATPAILAGNTVVLKHASICFGSGNAIEKVFLEAGFPEGIFQNLEVGHKEVKEILEHSSIKAVSLTGSERAGAEVASIAGQKIKKSLLELGGSDAFIVLDDADLDEAANVGALARLQNCGQTCVAAKRFIIQKEIEFEFLPKFIQEYKKYIPGDPMKMETKLTGMARPDLADDLEKQYKKALDNGAEAIIPLERISDTEFNPGLITVKKGNPILTEELFGPLGMIMIAGNDDEALEMANNIPFGLSNSVWTRNEKRQQFFINGLESGTVNINRMTSSDPRFPFGGTKSSGYGTELSLLALKEFVTAKTILGK; from the coding sequence ATGGAACACACTATAGAAAATAAATTGAAAAAAGCTGACAAAGCTTTTAACGATTGGAAAAATATATCATTCGAAGACAGACAAAAACTGATAAAAGAGGCTTCAGAAATATTTAAAAATAAAGCAAAAGATTTTGCTGAGATCATTACAAAAGAGATGAATAAACCAATATCTCAATCAATTTCTGAGGTTGAGAAATGTGCAACAATGATGGAGTATTATGCTGAAGTTCAGAATATATTGCAACCCGAAAAAATAGACTCAGAATTTTCTATATCAGAAATTCACTATGTTCCAAAGGGAGTTCTCCTCGGAGTAATGCCATGGAATTTTCCTTTCTGGCAGGTGCTAAGATTTGCGACTCCTGCAATTTTGGCTGGGAACACAGTTGTTTTGAAGCATGCTTCGATATGTTTTGGTAGTGGTAATGCGATTGAGAAAGTGTTTTTAGAAGCCGGTTTTCCTGAAGGTATTTTTCAAAATTTGGAAGTTGGGCACAAGGAGGTAAAAGAAATTTTGGAACATTCTAGTATTAAAGCTGTAAGCCTTACCGGAAGCGAAAGAGCAGGTGCAGAGGTTGCATCCATTGCCGGACAAAAGATAAAAAAATCTTTGCTGGAATTGGGCGGAAGTGATGCTTTTATTGTTTTGGACGATGCAGATTTAGATGAAGCAGCAAATGTGGGTGCCTTGGCAAGACTTCAAAACTGCGGACAAACGTGTGTTGCAGCAAAAAGATTTATTATTCAAAAAGAAATTGAGTTTGAATTTCTACCAAAATTTATTCAGGAATATAAAAAGTATATTCCAGGAGATCCGATGAAAATGGAAACAAAATTAACTGGGATGGCTAGACCTGATCTGGCAGACGATCTTGAGAAGCAATATAAAAAAGCATTAGATAACGGCGCAGAAGCTATAATACCTTTGGAGAGAATTTCTGATACAGAATTTAATCCTGGATTGATCACTGTGAAAAAAGGTAATCCTATTTTAACTGAAGAATTATTTGGTCCGTTAGGAATGATAATGATTGCAGGTAATGATGATGAAGCTCTGGAGATGGCAAACAATATTCCTTTTGGACTTTCAAATTCTGTCTGGACTAGAAATGAAAAAAGACAACAGTTTTTCATCAACGGCTTAGAATCCGGCACCGTAAATATTAATCGAATGACAAGTTCTGACCCTCGCTTTCCGTTTGGTGGTACAAAATCCTCAGGCTACGGAACAGAATTGTCATTATTGGCTTTAAAGGAATTTGTGACAGCAAAAACTATTTTAGGAAAATAA
- the hutI gene encoding imidazolonepropionase, which translates to MKLIGPFKQVITLANLPLRGKLSDEQLEVIVDGGIIVDNNNIDQVGNFECLKSENQNIEIEHIPDEQIVLPAFVDSHTHICFGGNRANDFAMRNAGKTYLEIAESGGGIWSSVQHTRNSSEEELLKTLLERINILISIGITTIEIKSGYGLDLENELKMLRIIKKAQSQTLATLVPTCLSAHLKPRDFEGDNKAYLDYILADILPIVKKENLASRVDIFIEKSAFQPEESKEFLFKTKDLGFEITVHADQFTAGSSRIAVEVGAKSADHLEATVDSDIEFLAKSDTVATALPGASLGLGEKFTPARKLLDAGAILAIASDWNPGSAPMGNLLTQASILATYEKLSTAEVLAGMTFRSAYALGLEDRGRLEGGMKADFVTYKTDNFQNVLYNQGTLKAENTYINGQKA; encoded by the coding sequence ATGAAATTAATCGGACCTTTCAAGCAAGTTATAACACTTGCCAATCTTCCTTTAAGAGGAAAACTTTCTGACGAACAGCTAGAAGTAATCGTTGATGGAGGAATTATCGTTGATAACAACAATATTGATCAAGTCGGAAACTTTGAATGTTTAAAATCAGAAAATCAAAATATAGAGATCGAACATATACCAGACGAACAGATCGTACTTCCTGCTTTTGTAGATTCTCATACACATATCTGTTTTGGTGGAAATCGTGCCAATGATTTTGCGATGAGGAATGCAGGAAAAACTTATCTCGAAATTGCTGAAAGTGGTGGTGGCATCTGGAGCTCTGTACAGCATACAAGAAATTCTTCTGAAGAAGAGTTATTGAAAACGCTTTTAGAAAGAATCAATATTTTAATTTCTATTGGAATTACAACTATTGAAATAAAGAGTGGATATGGTTTGGATCTTGAAAACGAGTTGAAAATGTTGAGAATTATCAAAAAAGCACAATCTCAAACTTTGGCTACTTTGGTTCCTACTTGCCTTTCGGCGCATTTGAAGCCAAGAGATTTTGAAGGTGATAACAAAGCTTATTTGGATTATATTTTAGCTGATATTCTACCAATAGTAAAAAAAGAGAATTTAGCAAGCAGAGTTGATATTTTTATTGAAAAATCTGCTTTTCAACCAGAAGAAAGTAAAGAGTTTTTGTTTAAAACTAAAGATTTAGGTTTTGAAATTACCGTTCATGCAGATCAATTTACTGCGGGAAGTTCAAGAATTGCCGTTGAAGTTGGAGCGAAATCTGCAGATCATCTTGAAGCAACTGTTGATTCAGATATTGAGTTTTTAGCAAAATCAGACACAGTTGCTACTGCTTTGCCTGGTGCGAGTTTAGGTTTGGGAGAAAAATTTACTCCAGCAAGAAAATTATTGGATGCTGGCGCAATTTTGGCAATAGCCAGTGACTGGAATCCGGGTTCTGCACCAATGGGCAATTTACTTACACAAGCTTCTATTTTGGCAACGTATGAAAAATTATCGACTGCGGAAGTTTTAGCCGGAATGACTTTCAGATCTGCTTACGCTTTAGGCTTAGAGGACAGAGGTAGATTGGAAGGAGGCATGAAAGCCGATTTTGTAACTTATAAGACAGATAACTTTCAAAACGTTTTATACAACCAAGGAACTTTAAAGGCTGAGAACACTTATATTAATGGTCAAAAAGCTTAA